One window of Halosolutus amylolyticus genomic DNA carries:
- a CDS encoding transcription initiation factor IIB has translation MTRSIIDTRTESEETEPGLCPDCETDTIVHDPDRSERVCEECGLVLTEDPIDYGPEWRAFNAQEHDELSRVGAPLTQSMHDRGLTTTIDWRNRDANGHSMSADKHGQLHRLRVWQERIRTKNAGERNLKYALSEIDRMVSALGVPKPVKETASVIYRQALEQDLIRGRSIEGVATSALYTACRKEGIPRSLEEVTSVSRVDQREIGRTYRYIADELGINLEPTNPRQFVPRFCSELDVDKDVETKAVEIIDETTEQGLHSGKSPTGFAAAAIYAAGLLCDETIPQRAVADTAQTTVVTVRNRYREQLEAIDQSPAT, from the coding sequence ATGACGCGGTCTATAATCGACACCAGGACCGAATCCGAGGAGACGGAGCCCGGCCTGTGTCCCGACTGCGAAACCGACACGATCGTCCACGACCCGGACCGAAGCGAACGTGTCTGTGAAGAGTGTGGGCTCGTCCTCACGGAGGATCCGATCGACTACGGTCCGGAGTGGCGCGCCTTCAACGCACAGGAGCACGACGAACTCTCCCGCGTCGGCGCACCGCTCACCCAGTCGATGCACGATCGGGGGCTGACGACGACCATCGACTGGCGCAACCGGGACGCGAACGGCCACTCGATGTCGGCCGACAAGCACGGCCAACTCCACCGGCTCCGCGTCTGGCAGGAACGAATCAGGACGAAAAACGCCGGCGAACGGAACCTCAAGTACGCCCTGTCCGAGATCGATCGGATGGTCAGCGCGCTCGGGGTCCCGAAACCGGTCAAGGAGACGGCGAGCGTCATCTACCGGCAGGCGCTCGAACAGGACCTCATTCGCGGCCGATCGATCGAGGGGGTCGCGACCAGCGCGCTCTATACGGCCTGCAGGAAGGAGGGCATTCCGCGCAGTCTCGAGGAGGTTACCTCCGTCTCCAGGGTCGACCAGCGCGAGATCGGCCGCACGTACCGGTACATCGCCGACGAACTCGGCATCAACCTGGAGCCGACGAACCCCCGGCAGTTCGTGCCGCGGTTCTGTTCGGAACTCGACGTCGACAAGGACGTCGAGACCAAGGCGGTCGAGATCATCGACGAGACGACCGAACAGGGGCTCCACTCGGGCAAATCGCCGACCGGGTTCGCCGCCGCCGCGATCTACGCCGCCGGCCTGCTCTGTGACGAGACGATCCCGCAGCGTGCGGTCGCCGACACCGCCCAGACGACGGTCGTCACGGTCAGGAACCGGTATCGCGAACAGCTCGAGGCGATCGATCAATCGCCGGCTACATGA
- a CDS encoding DUF7344 domain-containing protein — MSSIDTSLPDEIASVADSDEDERLSKDVIFELLKNRRRREVLTYLLEADETVTLGELAEQIAAWENDTEVNALSSDQRKRVYVALYQTHLPKMDDAGIVEYDQDRGLISLSDNADLLMMYLDTDTHRQDRWDRWYALLSVVGATLVGAAFLGAPVLSAIPTIAIAGVVVAAFFVLSVAHVVTNRERERTVDGKLSRIE, encoded by the coding sequence ATGTCCTCGATCGATACATCGTTGCCCGACGAGATTGCCTCGGTCGCGGATTCCGACGAAGACGAGCGACTCTCGAAGGACGTCATTTTCGAACTCCTGAAGAACCGCCGCCGCCGGGAAGTCCTTACGTACCTGCTCGAGGCCGACGAGACGGTCACGCTCGGCGAACTCGCCGAACAGATCGCCGCCTGGGAGAACGATACGGAGGTCAACGCCCTCAGTTCGGACCAGCGTAAACGGGTGTACGTCGCCCTCTACCAGACCCACCTCCCGAAGATGGACGACGCCGGAATCGTCGAGTACGACCAGGACCGGGGCCTGATCTCGCTTTCGGATAACGCCGACCTGTTGATGATGTACCTGGATACGGACACCCATCGCCAGGACCGCTGGGATCGATGGTACGCCCTGCTCAGCGTGGTCGGAGCGACCCTCGTCGGTGCCGCGTTTCTCGGCGCTCCGGTGCTGTCCGCGATACCCACGATCGCGATCGCGGGCGTCGTCGTCGCGGCGTTTTTCGTGCTCTCGGTGGCCCACGTCGTGACGAACCGGGAACGCGAGCGGACCGTCGACGGGAAACTGTCCCGGATCGAGTGA